The proteins below are encoded in one region of Oncorhynchus tshawytscha isolate Ot180627B linkage group LG04, Otsh_v2.0, whole genome shotgun sequence:
- the susd1 gene encoding sushi domain-containing protein 1 isoform X2 codes for MYWRTALVILAFLTHAITEMRVTGQTLDVCATCHPNATCEEKVDGTGKACNCMYGFVGNGRTYCQDKNECQIGANKICGQHTACHNTYGSFYCTCLAGYSPSNNMAIFIPNDGTRCQAIDCGQPPSALNAVQLSATGTHYGSVAKFGCSEGFFWKSGENSSVCGAESVWKGPSLVCEEVDCGLPPALPHSVMLWDKSTRIGSEVVYQCNSGYYNVGEGNVSICTANGQWDKSALLCAEIRCGDPPILPHTGQVWNGSTNPGSTVLFYCKGGFYREGGGNISQCTRDGYWTKATLSCKEVDCSSPPALPHSVMLWDKSTRIGSEVVYQCNSGYYNVGEGNVSICTANGQWDQTSFLCAEITCGDPPMLPHTGQVWNGSTNPGSTVLFYCKEGFHREGGGNISYCTENGFWTKATLSCKEIMCGGPPILPHTGQVWNGSTNPGSTVLFYCKEGFHRERGGDISQCTKDGNWTKATLSCKAIDCGQPPLALNAVQLSATGTHYGSVAKFGCSEGFFWKSGENSSVCGAESVWKGPSLVCEEVDCGLPPALPHSVMLWDKSTRIGSEVVYQCNSGYYFVGEGNVSICTANGQWDQTSFLCEEIDCGEPVFISHAKTLWDQTSLIGSVVYYQCVEGYYSTSGKCYTECGENGLWEDIEIQCEELNCGAPLTLPHTNMLWDNTTVLGSVIEYVCKDGFYQEGGNSLSTCISSGQWGIVSIICKATCGPAPALANTEVVLQNTSVVFHRCLEGFHSWRGRNTSVCDITGKWQAATMRCREIKPAISDLVVFNEKCLRWKADKYEEDTENYRVVFVGFRAYQRSFHDKRKKLLSSTSDHPEICLNLLPVTNYTISITALSARFTSTLTTNTSLQVPQAPEILYREIEAPLPTLWLRRSANTLDPISFYQVFVLPLEGTLVFDCSSLNTPDFSSQRKPHGQYITAQLHLRDIGNEINLTLGDGHYYGGFYNAPLQNGRDYYIILRAVSQWGGAFKHSCVIWAKVRDISYIMKVSSLFAGGSIGVFALAIFLGHCYTWFCKKT; via the exons ATGTATTGGAGAACAGCACTTGTGATCTTGGCCTTTCTTACTCATGCCATTACAG AAATGCGAGTGACTGGTCAAACGTTGGATGTGTGTGCCACCTGTCACCCTAACGCCACCTGTGAGGAGAAGGTGGATGGTACCGGAAAAGCCTGTAACTGCATGTATGGCTTTGTTGGTAATGGAAGAACTTACTGTCAAG ACAAAAATGAATGTCAGATAGGAGCCAATAAGATCTGTGGGCAGCATACTGCCTGCCATAACACCTATGGAAGCTTCTACTGCACCTGCCTGGCAGGATACAGCCCTTCCAACAACATGGCCATCTTCATCCCCAATGATGGAACCCGCTGTCAGG CCATTGATTGTGGGCAGCCTCCCTCGGCTCTGAATGCAGTCCAGCTGTCAGCCACAGGAACACATTACGGCAGCGTCGCTAAATTTGGCTGCTCTGAGGGATTCTTCTGGAAAAGCGGGGAGAACTCCTCCGTTTGTGGGGCAGAAAGTGTGTGGAAGGGCCCAAGTCTTGTTTGTGAAG AGGTTGACTGTGGCTTGCCCCCTGCCCTCCCTCACTCAGTAATGTTGTGGGATAAGAGCACCAGGATAGGCTCTGAGGTGGTTTATCAGTGTAACTCTGGATATTACAATGTGGGAGAGGGAAATGTATCAATATGCACTGCCAATGGACAGTGGGACAAGTCAGCTTTGCTATGTGCAG AGATAAGGTGTGGTGATCCCCCTATACTGCCCCACACTGGGCAGGTGTGGAATGGCAGCACAAACCCTGGCAGCACTGTGCTGTTTTACTGTAAAGGAGGGTtttatagagagggaggggggaatatTTCCCAATGCACTAGAGATGGTTACTGGACAAAGGCAACGTTGTCATGTAAAG AGGTTGACTGTAgttctccccctgccctccctcacTCAGTAATGTTGTGGGATAAGAGCACCAGGATAGGCTCTGAGGTGGTTTATCAGTGTAACTCTGGATATTACAATGTGGGAGAGGGAAATGTATCAATATGCACTGCCAATGGACAGTGGGACCAGACATCTTTTCTATGTGCAG AGATAACGTGTGGTGATCCCCCTATGCTGCCACACACTGGACAGGTGTGGAATGGCAGCACAAACCCTGGCAGCACTGTGCTGTTTTACTGTAAAGAGGGATTtcatagagagggaggaggtaataTTTCCTACTGTACAGAAAATGGTTTCTGGACAAAGGCAACATTAtcatgcaaag AAATAATGTGTGGCGGTCCCCCTATACTGCCCCACACTGGACAGGTGTGGAATGGCAGCACAAACCCTGGCAGCACTGTTCTGTTTTACTGTAAAGAGGGATTTCATAGAGAGCGAGGGGGGGATATTTCCCAATGCACTAAAGACGGTAACTGGACAAAGGCAACATTGTCATGTAAAG CCATTGATTGTGGGCAGCCTCCCTTGGCTCTGAATGCAGTCCAGCTGTCAGCCACAGGAACACATTACGGCAGCGTCGCTAAATTTGGCTGCTCTGAGGGATTCTTCTGGAAAAGCGGGGAGAACTCCTCCGTTTGTGGGGCAGAAAGTGTGTGGAAGGGCCCAAGTCTTGTTTGTGAAG AGGTTGACTGTGGCTTGCCCCCTGCCCTCCCTCACTCAGTAATGTTGTGGGATAAGAGCACCAGGATAGGCTCTGAGGTGGTTTATCAGTGTAACTCTGGATATTACTTTGTGGGAGAGGGAAATGTATCAATATGCACTGCCAATGGACAGTGGGACCAGACATCTTTTCTATGTGAAG AGATTGACTGTGGGGAGCCAGTATTTATATCCCATGCTAAGACGCTATGGGACCAGACATCGTTGATTGGTAGTGTGGTTTATTACCAATGTGTTGAAGGATATTACTCTACGAGTGGGAAATGTTACACTGAGTGTGGAGAGAATGGACTTTGGGAGGATATAGAAATTCAATGTGAAG AGTTAAACTGTGGGGCTCCACTAACCCTTCCCCATACTAACATGCTGTGGGACAATACAACTGTCCTGGGCAGTGTGATTGAGTATGTATGTAAGGATGGATTTTACCAGGAGGGAGGAAATAGTCTCTCAACATGTATATCATCAGGACAGTGGGGAattgtttcaataatatgcaaAG CTACATGTGGACCGGCCCCTGCTCTGGCCAACACAGAGGTGGTGCTGCAGAACACAAGTGTTGTGTTCCATCGTTGTCTGGAAGGATTCCACAGCTGGAGAGGAAGAAACACCTCTGTTTGTGACATCACTGGGAAGTGGCAAGCTGCCACAATGCGATGCAGAG AAATCAAGCCTGCCATCAGCGACTTGGTTGTCTTTAATGAAAAATGTTTGCGTTGGAAAGCAGACAAGTATGAAGAAGACACAGAGAATTACAGA GTAGTATTTGTGGGATTCAGGGCCTATCAAAGGTCATTCCATGACAAGAGGAAGAAGCTCCTCAGCTCCACTTCAGACCACCCTGAGATCTGCCTGAACCTGCTGCCTGTTACCAACTATACCATCAGCATCACTGCACTGTCTGCCAGGTTCACCTCCACACTCACAACAAACACCAGCCTACAAG TGCCTCAAGCCCCAGAGATTTTATACAGAGAAATTGAGGCTCCATTGCCCACTTTGTGGCTACGCAGATCAGCTAACACTCTGGACCCAATTAG TTTCTACCAGGTGTTTGTGTTGCCACTGGAGGGGACTCTTGTGTTTGACTGCAGCTCTCTTAACACCCCAGACTTCTCCAGTCAGAGGAAGCCCCATGGACAGTACATCACTGCCCAGCTCCATCTGAGGGATATAGGGAACGAGATTAACCTGACTTTGGGCGATGGACACTACTATGGAGGGTTCTACAATGCTCCTTTACAGAACGGCAGAGACTATTACATCATATTACGAGCTGTCAGTCAATGGGGAGGG GCATTCAAGCACTCTTGTGTTATTTGGGCAAAAGTGAGAG ATATATCCTACATAATGAAGGTTTCATCGCTTTTTGCTGGGGGATCAATTGGAGTCTTTGCtttggccatttttctgggaCACTGTTACACCTG GTTTTGTAAGAAGACATGA
- the susd1 gene encoding sushi domain-containing protein 1 isoform X4, with protein sequence MYWRTALVILAFLTHAITEMRVTGQTLDVCATCHPNATCEEKVDGTGKACNCMYGFVGNGRTYCQDKNECQIGANKICGQHTACHNTYGSFYCTCLAGYSPSNNMAIFIPNDGTRCQDINECRVQGICGEGGKCTNMQGYFNCLCQVGYQVHNGAEPFHPHQDKALCKAIDCGQPPSALNAVQLSATGTHYGSVAKFGCSEGFFWKSGENSSVCGAESVWKGPSLVCEEVDCGLPPALPHSVMLWDKSTRIGSEVVYQCNSGYYNVGEGNVSICTANGQWDKSALLCAEIRCGDPPILPHTGQVWNGSTNPGSTVLFYCKGGFYREGGGNISQCTRDGYWTKATLSCKEVDCSSPPALPHSVMLWDKSTRIGSEVVYQCNSGYYNVGEGNVSICTANGQWDQTSFLCAEITCGDPPMLPHTGQVWNGSTNPGSTVLFYCKEGFHREGGGNISYCTENGFWTKATLSCKEIMCGGPPILPHTGQVWNGSTNPGSTVLFYCKEGFHRERGGDISQCTKDGNWTKATLSCKAIDCGQPPLALNAVQLSATGTHYGSVAKFGCSEGFFWKSGENSSVCGAESVWKGPSLVCEEIDCGEPVFISHAKTLWDQTSLIGSVVYYQCVEGYYSTSGKCYTECGENGLWEDIEIQCEELNCGAPLTLPHTNMLWDNTTVLGSVIEYVCKDGFYQEGGNSLSTCISSGQWGIVSIICKATCGPAPALANTEVVLQNTSVVFHRCLEGFHSWRGRNTSVCDITGKWQAATMRCREIKPAISDLVVFNEKCLRWKADKYEEDTENYRVVFVGFRAYQRSFHDKRKKLLSSTSDHPEICLNLLPVTNYTISITALSARFTSTLTTNTSLQVPQAPEILYREIEAPLPTLWLRRSANTLDPISFYQVFVLPLEGTLVFDCSSLNTPDFSSQRKPHGQYITAQLHLRDIGNEINLTLGDGHYYGGFYNAPLQNGRDYYIILRAVSQWGGAFKHSCVIWAKVRDISYIMKVSSLFAGGSIGVFALAIFLGHCYTWFCKKT encoded by the exons ATGTATTGGAGAACAGCACTTGTGATCTTGGCCTTTCTTACTCATGCCATTACAG AAATGCGAGTGACTGGTCAAACGTTGGATGTGTGTGCCACCTGTCACCCTAACGCCACCTGTGAGGAGAAGGTGGATGGTACCGGAAAAGCCTGTAACTGCATGTATGGCTTTGTTGGTAATGGAAGAACTTACTGTCAAG ACAAAAATGAATGTCAGATAGGAGCCAATAAGATCTGTGGGCAGCATACTGCCTGCCATAACACCTATGGAAGCTTCTACTGCACCTGCCTGGCAGGATACAGCCCTTCCAACAACATGGCCATCTTCATCCCCAATGATGGAACCCGCTGTCAGG ACATTAATGAGTGTAGAGTCCAAGGGATCTGTGGTGAGGGGGGTAAGTGCACAAACATGCAGGGGTATTTTAACTGCCTCTGCCAAGTGGGATACCAGGTTCACAATGGAGCAGAGCCATTCCACCCACACCAGGACAAGGCCTTGTGCAAAG CCATTGATTGTGGGCAGCCTCCCTCGGCTCTGAATGCAGTCCAGCTGTCAGCCACAGGAACACATTACGGCAGCGTCGCTAAATTTGGCTGCTCTGAGGGATTCTTCTGGAAAAGCGGGGAGAACTCCTCCGTTTGTGGGGCAGAAAGTGTGTGGAAGGGCCCAAGTCTTGTTTGTGAAG AGGTTGACTGTGGCTTGCCCCCTGCCCTCCCTCACTCAGTAATGTTGTGGGATAAGAGCACCAGGATAGGCTCTGAGGTGGTTTATCAGTGTAACTCTGGATATTACAATGTGGGAGAGGGAAATGTATCAATATGCACTGCCAATGGACAGTGGGACAAGTCAGCTTTGCTATGTGCAG AGATAAGGTGTGGTGATCCCCCTATACTGCCCCACACTGGGCAGGTGTGGAATGGCAGCACAAACCCTGGCAGCACTGTGCTGTTTTACTGTAAAGGAGGGTtttatagagagggaggggggaatatTTCCCAATGCACTAGAGATGGTTACTGGACAAAGGCAACGTTGTCATGTAAAG AGGTTGACTGTAgttctccccctgccctccctcacTCAGTAATGTTGTGGGATAAGAGCACCAGGATAGGCTCTGAGGTGGTTTATCAGTGTAACTCTGGATATTACAATGTGGGAGAGGGAAATGTATCAATATGCACTGCCAATGGACAGTGGGACCAGACATCTTTTCTATGTGCAG AGATAACGTGTGGTGATCCCCCTATGCTGCCACACACTGGACAGGTGTGGAATGGCAGCACAAACCCTGGCAGCACTGTGCTGTTTTACTGTAAAGAGGGATTtcatagagagggaggaggtaataTTTCCTACTGTACAGAAAATGGTTTCTGGACAAAGGCAACATTAtcatgcaaag AAATAATGTGTGGCGGTCCCCCTATACTGCCCCACACTGGACAGGTGTGGAATGGCAGCACAAACCCTGGCAGCACTGTTCTGTTTTACTGTAAAGAGGGATTTCATAGAGAGCGAGGGGGGGATATTTCCCAATGCACTAAAGACGGTAACTGGACAAAGGCAACATTGTCATGTAAAG CCATTGATTGTGGGCAGCCTCCCTTGGCTCTGAATGCAGTCCAGCTGTCAGCCACAGGAACACATTACGGCAGCGTCGCTAAATTTGGCTGCTCTGAGGGATTCTTCTGGAAAAGCGGGGAGAACTCCTCCGTTTGTGGGGCAGAAAGTGTGTGGAAGGGCCCAAGTCTTGTTTGTGAAG AGATTGACTGTGGGGAGCCAGTATTTATATCCCATGCTAAGACGCTATGGGACCAGACATCGTTGATTGGTAGTGTGGTTTATTACCAATGTGTTGAAGGATATTACTCTACGAGTGGGAAATGTTACACTGAGTGTGGAGAGAATGGACTTTGGGAGGATATAGAAATTCAATGTGAAG AGTTAAACTGTGGGGCTCCACTAACCCTTCCCCATACTAACATGCTGTGGGACAATACAACTGTCCTGGGCAGTGTGATTGAGTATGTATGTAAGGATGGATTTTACCAGGAGGGAGGAAATAGTCTCTCAACATGTATATCATCAGGACAGTGGGGAattgtttcaataatatgcaaAG CTACATGTGGACCGGCCCCTGCTCTGGCCAACACAGAGGTGGTGCTGCAGAACACAAGTGTTGTGTTCCATCGTTGTCTGGAAGGATTCCACAGCTGGAGAGGAAGAAACACCTCTGTTTGTGACATCACTGGGAAGTGGCAAGCTGCCACAATGCGATGCAGAG AAATCAAGCCTGCCATCAGCGACTTGGTTGTCTTTAATGAAAAATGTTTGCGTTGGAAAGCAGACAAGTATGAAGAAGACACAGAGAATTACAGA GTAGTATTTGTGGGATTCAGGGCCTATCAAAGGTCATTCCATGACAAGAGGAAGAAGCTCCTCAGCTCCACTTCAGACCACCCTGAGATCTGCCTGAACCTGCTGCCTGTTACCAACTATACCATCAGCATCACTGCACTGTCTGCCAGGTTCACCTCCACACTCACAACAAACACCAGCCTACAAG TGCCTCAAGCCCCAGAGATTTTATACAGAGAAATTGAGGCTCCATTGCCCACTTTGTGGCTACGCAGATCAGCTAACACTCTGGACCCAATTAG TTTCTACCAGGTGTTTGTGTTGCCACTGGAGGGGACTCTTGTGTTTGACTGCAGCTCTCTTAACACCCCAGACTTCTCCAGTCAGAGGAAGCCCCATGGACAGTACATCACTGCCCAGCTCCATCTGAGGGATATAGGGAACGAGATTAACCTGACTTTGGGCGATGGACACTACTATGGAGGGTTCTACAATGCTCCTTTACAGAACGGCAGAGACTATTACATCATATTACGAGCTGTCAGTCAATGGGGAGGG GCATTCAAGCACTCTTGTGTTATTTGGGCAAAAGTGAGAG ATATATCCTACATAATGAAGGTTTCATCGCTTTTTGCTGGGGGATCAATTGGAGTCTTTGCtttggccatttttctgggaCACTGTTACACCTG GTTTTGTAAGAAGACATGA
- the susd1 gene encoding sushi domain-containing protein 1 isoform X1: MYWRTALVILAFLTHAITEMRVTGQTLDVCATCHPNATCEEKVDGTGKACNCMYGFVGNGRTYCQDKNECQIGANKICGQHTACHNTYGSFYCTCLAGYSPSNNMAIFIPNDGTRCQDINECRVQGICGEGGKCTNMQGYFNCLCQVGYQVHNGAEPFHPHQDKALCKAIDCGQPPSALNAVQLSATGTHYGSVAKFGCSEGFFWKSGENSSVCGAESVWKGPSLVCEEVDCGLPPALPHSVMLWDKSTRIGSEVVYQCNSGYYNVGEGNVSICTANGQWDKSALLCAEIRCGDPPILPHTGQVWNGSTNPGSTVLFYCKGGFYREGGGNISQCTRDGYWTKATLSCKEVDCSSPPALPHSVMLWDKSTRIGSEVVYQCNSGYYNVGEGNVSICTANGQWDQTSFLCAEITCGDPPMLPHTGQVWNGSTNPGSTVLFYCKEGFHREGGGNISYCTENGFWTKATLSCKEIMCGGPPILPHTGQVWNGSTNPGSTVLFYCKEGFHRERGGDISQCTKDGNWTKATLSCKAIDCGQPPLALNAVQLSATGTHYGSVAKFGCSEGFFWKSGENSSVCGAESVWKGPSLVCEEVDCGLPPALPHSVMLWDKSTRIGSEVVYQCNSGYYFVGEGNVSICTANGQWDQTSFLCEEIDCGEPVFISHAKTLWDQTSLIGSVVYYQCVEGYYSTSGKCYTECGENGLWEDIEIQCEELNCGAPLTLPHTNMLWDNTTVLGSVIEYVCKDGFYQEGGNSLSTCISSGQWGIVSIICKATCGPAPALANTEVVLQNTSVVFHRCLEGFHSWRGRNTSVCDITGKWQAATMRCREIKPAISDLVVFNEKCLRWKADKYEEDTENYRVVFVGFRAYQRSFHDKRKKLLSSTSDHPEICLNLLPVTNYTISITALSARFTSTLTTNTSLQVPQAPEILYREIEAPLPTLWLRRSANTLDPISFYQVFVLPLEGTLVFDCSSLNTPDFSSQRKPHGQYITAQLHLRDIGNEINLTLGDGHYYGGFYNAPLQNGRDYYIILRAVSQWGGAFKHSCVIWAKVRDISYIMKVSSLFAGGSIGVFALAIFLGHCYTWFCKKT, translated from the exons ATGTATTGGAGAACAGCACTTGTGATCTTGGCCTTTCTTACTCATGCCATTACAG AAATGCGAGTGACTGGTCAAACGTTGGATGTGTGTGCCACCTGTCACCCTAACGCCACCTGTGAGGAGAAGGTGGATGGTACCGGAAAAGCCTGTAACTGCATGTATGGCTTTGTTGGTAATGGAAGAACTTACTGTCAAG ACAAAAATGAATGTCAGATAGGAGCCAATAAGATCTGTGGGCAGCATACTGCCTGCCATAACACCTATGGAAGCTTCTACTGCACCTGCCTGGCAGGATACAGCCCTTCCAACAACATGGCCATCTTCATCCCCAATGATGGAACCCGCTGTCAGG ACATTAATGAGTGTAGAGTCCAAGGGATCTGTGGTGAGGGGGGTAAGTGCACAAACATGCAGGGGTATTTTAACTGCCTCTGCCAAGTGGGATACCAGGTTCACAATGGAGCAGAGCCATTCCACCCACACCAGGACAAGGCCTTGTGCAAAG CCATTGATTGTGGGCAGCCTCCCTCGGCTCTGAATGCAGTCCAGCTGTCAGCCACAGGAACACATTACGGCAGCGTCGCTAAATTTGGCTGCTCTGAGGGATTCTTCTGGAAAAGCGGGGAGAACTCCTCCGTTTGTGGGGCAGAAAGTGTGTGGAAGGGCCCAAGTCTTGTTTGTGAAG AGGTTGACTGTGGCTTGCCCCCTGCCCTCCCTCACTCAGTAATGTTGTGGGATAAGAGCACCAGGATAGGCTCTGAGGTGGTTTATCAGTGTAACTCTGGATATTACAATGTGGGAGAGGGAAATGTATCAATATGCACTGCCAATGGACAGTGGGACAAGTCAGCTTTGCTATGTGCAG AGATAAGGTGTGGTGATCCCCCTATACTGCCCCACACTGGGCAGGTGTGGAATGGCAGCACAAACCCTGGCAGCACTGTGCTGTTTTACTGTAAAGGAGGGTtttatagagagggaggggggaatatTTCCCAATGCACTAGAGATGGTTACTGGACAAAGGCAACGTTGTCATGTAAAG AGGTTGACTGTAgttctccccctgccctccctcacTCAGTAATGTTGTGGGATAAGAGCACCAGGATAGGCTCTGAGGTGGTTTATCAGTGTAACTCTGGATATTACAATGTGGGAGAGGGAAATGTATCAATATGCACTGCCAATGGACAGTGGGACCAGACATCTTTTCTATGTGCAG AGATAACGTGTGGTGATCCCCCTATGCTGCCACACACTGGACAGGTGTGGAATGGCAGCACAAACCCTGGCAGCACTGTGCTGTTTTACTGTAAAGAGGGATTtcatagagagggaggaggtaataTTTCCTACTGTACAGAAAATGGTTTCTGGACAAAGGCAACATTAtcatgcaaag AAATAATGTGTGGCGGTCCCCCTATACTGCCCCACACTGGACAGGTGTGGAATGGCAGCACAAACCCTGGCAGCACTGTTCTGTTTTACTGTAAAGAGGGATTTCATAGAGAGCGAGGGGGGGATATTTCCCAATGCACTAAAGACGGTAACTGGACAAAGGCAACATTGTCATGTAAAG CCATTGATTGTGGGCAGCCTCCCTTGGCTCTGAATGCAGTCCAGCTGTCAGCCACAGGAACACATTACGGCAGCGTCGCTAAATTTGGCTGCTCTGAGGGATTCTTCTGGAAAAGCGGGGAGAACTCCTCCGTTTGTGGGGCAGAAAGTGTGTGGAAGGGCCCAAGTCTTGTTTGTGAAG AGGTTGACTGTGGCTTGCCCCCTGCCCTCCCTCACTCAGTAATGTTGTGGGATAAGAGCACCAGGATAGGCTCTGAGGTGGTTTATCAGTGTAACTCTGGATATTACTTTGTGGGAGAGGGAAATGTATCAATATGCACTGCCAATGGACAGTGGGACCAGACATCTTTTCTATGTGAAG AGATTGACTGTGGGGAGCCAGTATTTATATCCCATGCTAAGACGCTATGGGACCAGACATCGTTGATTGGTAGTGTGGTTTATTACCAATGTGTTGAAGGATATTACTCTACGAGTGGGAAATGTTACACTGAGTGTGGAGAGAATGGACTTTGGGAGGATATAGAAATTCAATGTGAAG AGTTAAACTGTGGGGCTCCACTAACCCTTCCCCATACTAACATGCTGTGGGACAATACAACTGTCCTGGGCAGTGTGATTGAGTATGTATGTAAGGATGGATTTTACCAGGAGGGAGGAAATAGTCTCTCAACATGTATATCATCAGGACAGTGGGGAattgtttcaataatatgcaaAG CTACATGTGGACCGGCCCCTGCTCTGGCCAACACAGAGGTGGTGCTGCAGAACACAAGTGTTGTGTTCCATCGTTGTCTGGAAGGATTCCACAGCTGGAGAGGAAGAAACACCTCTGTTTGTGACATCACTGGGAAGTGGCAAGCTGCCACAATGCGATGCAGAG AAATCAAGCCTGCCATCAGCGACTTGGTTGTCTTTAATGAAAAATGTTTGCGTTGGAAAGCAGACAAGTATGAAGAAGACACAGAGAATTACAGA GTAGTATTTGTGGGATTCAGGGCCTATCAAAGGTCATTCCATGACAAGAGGAAGAAGCTCCTCAGCTCCACTTCAGACCACCCTGAGATCTGCCTGAACCTGCTGCCTGTTACCAACTATACCATCAGCATCACTGCACTGTCTGCCAGGTTCACCTCCACACTCACAACAAACACCAGCCTACAAG TGCCTCAAGCCCCAGAGATTTTATACAGAGAAATTGAGGCTCCATTGCCCACTTTGTGGCTACGCAGATCAGCTAACACTCTGGACCCAATTAG TTTCTACCAGGTGTTTGTGTTGCCACTGGAGGGGACTCTTGTGTTTGACTGCAGCTCTCTTAACACCCCAGACTTCTCCAGTCAGAGGAAGCCCCATGGACAGTACATCACTGCCCAGCTCCATCTGAGGGATATAGGGAACGAGATTAACCTGACTTTGGGCGATGGACACTACTATGGAGGGTTCTACAATGCTCCTTTACAGAACGGCAGAGACTATTACATCATATTACGAGCTGTCAGTCAATGGGGAGGG GCATTCAAGCACTCTTGTGTTATTTGGGCAAAAGTGAGAG ATATATCCTACATAATGAAGGTTTCATCGCTTTTTGCTGGGGGATCAATTGGAGTCTTTGCtttggccatttttctgggaCACTGTTACACCTG GTTTTGTAAGAAGACATGA